One segment of Manihot esculenta cultivar AM560-2 chromosome 4, M.esculenta_v8, whole genome shotgun sequence DNA contains the following:
- the LOC110612898 gene encoding actin-depolymerizing factor 2, translating to MANAASGMAVHDDCKLKFLELKAKRTYRFIVFKIEEKQKQVIVEKLGEPAQSYEDFTASLPADECRYAVYDFDFVTAENCQKSRIFFIAWSPDTSRVRSKMIYASSKDRFKRELDGIQVELQATDPTEMGLDVIRSRAS from the exons ATG GCCAATGCAGCTTCTGGAATGGCTGTGCATGATGATTGCAAGCTAAAGTTTTTGGAACTGAAGGCCAAACGAACTTACCGCTTTATTGTTTTTAAGATCGAggagaagcaaaagcaagttaTTGTGGAAAAACTTGGTGAACCGGCCCAAAGCTATGAAGATTTTACTGCAAGCCTTCCTGCTGATGAGTGTCGATATGCTGTTTATGATTTTGACTTTGTGACTGCAGAGAATTGCCAAAAGAGCAGAATTTTCTTCATTGCATG GTCTCCTGACACTTCAAGGGTGAGAAGCAAGATGATCTATGCAAGTTCAAAGGACCGGTTCAAGAGAGAACTAGATGGTATTCAGGTAGAGTTGCAGGCAACTGATCCAACTGAAATGGGCCTTGATGTCATTAGGAGCCGTGCCAGCTAA
- the LOC110612863 gene encoding histone H2A, translating into METGGKVKKGAGGRKGGGPKKKPVSRSVKAGLQFPVGRIGRYLKKGRYSQRVGTGAPVYLAAVLEYLAAEVLELAGNAARDNKKNRIIPRHVLLAVRNDEELGKLLAGVTIAHGGVLPNINPVLLPKKSDKAAKEPKSPSKATKSPKKA; encoded by the exons ATGGAGACTGGAGGAAAAGTGAAGAAGGGAGCCGGAGGGAGGAAAGGCGGAGGTCCGAAGAAGAAGCCCGTTTCTAGGTCGGTCAAAGCAGGTCTGCAGTTTCCCGTTGGGAGAATCGGCCGGTACTTGAAGAAAGGGAGATATTCACAGCGTGTAGGAACTGGTGCTCCGGTTTACTTGGCCGCTGTTCTCGAGTACCTAGCAGCTGAG GTGCTGGAATTGGCTGGAAATGCAGCAAGAGACAACAAGAAGAACAGAATAATACCAAGGCATGTTTTGCTTGCTGTGAGAAATGATGAAGAGCTTGGAAAGTTGCTTGCTGGTGTGACCATTGCTCATGGAGGTGTCCTTCCAAATATCAACCCTGTTCTGTTGCCCAAAAAGAGTGATAAAGCTGCAAAGGAACCAAAGTCTCCCTCTAAGGCCACCAAGTCCCCCAAGAAGGCTTAA
- the LOC110613066 gene encoding actin-depolymerizing factor 2 — translation MANAASGMAVHDDCKLKFLELKAKRTYRSIVFKIEEKQKQVIVEKLGDPTQSYEDFSASLPADECRYAVYDFDFVTEENCQKSRIFFIAWSPDTSRVRSKMIYASSKDRFKRELDGIQVELQATDPTEMGLDVIKSRATK, via the exons ATG GCCAATGCAGCTTCTGGAATGGCTGTGCATGATGATTGCAAGCTAAAGTTTTTGGAGCTGAAGGCAAAACGAACTTACCGCTCCATAGTTTTCAAGATTGAggagaagcaaaagcaagttaTTGTGGAAAAGCTTGGTGACCCGACCCAAAGCTATGAAGATTTTAGTGCAAGCCTACCAGCTGATGAATGCCGATATGCTGTTTATGATTTTGACTTTGTGACCGAAGAAAATTGCCAAAAGAGCAGAATTTTCTTCATAGCGTG GTCTCCTGACACTTCAAGGGTGAGAAGTAAGATGATCTATGCAAGTTCTAAGGATCGGTTCAAGAGAGAACTAGATGGTATTCAGGTAGAGTTGCAGGCAACTGATCCAACAGAAATGGGCCTTGATGTCATTAAGAGCCGTGCCACTAAATAG